The following coding sequences lie in one Psychrobacter arenosus genomic window:
- a CDS encoding beta-ketoacyl synthase N-terminal-like domain-containing protein, which produces MRRVVITGAGIVSCIGNDLNTVTEALKQGRSGIRYNPIYAEKGFKCQVSGSIDKEALDTSAIDRKLKRFFSDAALFSYVSALAAIEHAGLTLETVGNNPRVGVVAGSGGASTQDVATAVAAMTEKGLRGVGAMAVPKTMSSSVSAALATGLKIKGASYSLSSACATSIHCIGHAMELIQLGKLDMVLAGGGEAEDWTQSCMFDAMGAMSTQYNDTPTQASRPYDSQRDGFVIAGGGAMVVVESLEHAQKRGATILAEVVGYGASSDGAQMVAPSGEGAVRCIQQALAQAGMLTVDYINTHGTSTPLGDITELDAIATALNDPHQTPYSTELLNNPKHSTPNSDLPPISSTKSMTGHSLGAVGAQELIYCLLMMREGFIAPSINIETLDDGAKDFDIVTQTREADLQTIMTNSFGFGGTNATLIIKKFEA; this is translated from the coding sequence ATGCGCCGAGTCGTTATCACCGGAGCAGGCATCGTTTCTTGTATTGGCAATGATCTCAATACCGTTACTGAAGCGCTCAAGCAAGGCCGCTCTGGCATCCGCTACAACCCTATCTATGCCGAAAAAGGCTTTAAATGCCAAGTCAGCGGCAGTATTGATAAAGAGGCGCTAGATACCAGCGCTATCGATCGTAAGCTCAAGCGTTTTTTTAGCGATGCTGCTTTATTTAGTTATGTGAGTGCCTTAGCGGCTATCGAGCATGCTGGATTGACGCTAGAGACCGTAGGCAATAACCCAAGAGTCGGCGTGGTAGCAGGCTCAGGTGGGGCGTCAACGCAAGATGTTGCGACGGCAGTAGCGGCTATGACAGAAAAAGGCCTGCGCGGTGTTGGAGCTATGGCAGTCCCTAAAACCATGAGCAGCTCGGTATCGGCAGCATTAGCCACCGGACTCAAAATTAAGGGGGCTTCCTACTCGCTATCCTCAGCTTGTGCCACCTCGATCCATTGTATTGGTCACGCGATGGAGCTGATTCAATTGGGCAAGTTGGATATGGTATTGGCAGGCGGCGGCGAGGCAGAAGACTGGACGCAATCCTGTATGTTTGATGCTATGGGCGCGATGAGCACGCAATATAATGACACGCCTACTCAGGCTTCGCGACCTTATGACAGTCAGCGCGATGGCTTTGTCATTGCTGGTGGCGGCGCAATGGTCGTCGTAGAAAGCTTGGAGCATGCGCAAAAACGTGGCGCGACTATCCTAGCTGAAGTCGTTGGATATGGTGCCAGCTCCGATGGGGCGCAAATGGTTGCCCCTAGTGGCGAAGGGGCGGTACGCTGTATTCAGCAAGCGCTAGCACAAGCCGGCATGCTTACCGTTGATTATATTAATACTCACGGTACTAGCACGCCTTTAGGGGATATTACTGAGCTTGACGCTATCGCCACCGCGCTTAACGACCCGCATCAAACCCCTTATTCCACAGAGTTACTAAATAATCCTAAGCACAGCACCCCGAACTCAGACTTACCCCCTATTAGCTCGACCAAATCTATGACCGGCCATAGCTTAGGGGCGGTTGGCGCCCAGGAATTAATCTACTGTTTATTAATGATGCGCGAGGGCTTTATTGCCCCGAGTATTAATATCGAGACGCTCGATGACGGTGCTAAAGACTTTGATATCGTGACGCAAACGCGTGAAGCTGACCTGCAAACCATTATGACCAATAGCTTCGGTTTTGGCGGCACTAACGCCACCTTAATCATTAAGAAATTTGAGGCTTAA
- a CDS encoding EcsC family protein encodes MAKRSALSQGLGIASKMTRNNLERVGSFIDSVNTKSSNPRKFQAVDLSAAAQKQDLLREQTLKASQQLLGKRFATYGKYAKKVVPDSVFKQVTDGAFAQVAKLAANWSDLDLKDGTDITALNDTERYALATDIANQNRALATLGGITGLAGLPGMLADTLWLLLVSLRTIYQTAAVYDQPLTGKQGAQIAYSLLSNADLSKMQEKQALLAGLGVAKGLISSADNQGLRNELKNVGASNQSVTYYVEQVDKIASQFNFDIDSLSLGWLTKVLPVTSVAIGMHYNSHLIEEVIGVAQATFSQDDSNAKRLIADDSAKNADKDAADKKDSAAKEDQTQEDSAKSAATDKAESAKAKQEETKPEESKDSSAKATDVKETDAKETEAKAKDAKDTDAKGTDSKDTDSKETTSKDSDANKTDAKATASKKADTAKDSKAANKSTDK; translated from the coding sequence ATGGCTAAACGCAGCGCACTTTCTCAAGGTCTTGGTATTGCTAGTAAAATGACTCGCAACAATTTAGAGCGTGTGGGTTCATTTATTGATAGCGTCAATACTAAATCTAGTAATCCTAGAAAGTTCCAAGCCGTCGACCTTTCAGCCGCAGCGCAAAAGCAGGATTTATTGCGCGAACAAACTCTAAAAGCTTCACAGCAGTTATTGGGCAAACGCTTTGCCACTTATGGTAAATATGCCAAAAAAGTGGTGCCAGACAGCGTTTTTAAACAAGTGACCGATGGTGCCTTTGCTCAAGTGGCGAAATTAGCTGCCAATTGGAGTGATTTAGATCTAAAAGACGGTACTGATATCACCGCGCTAAACGACACTGAGCGTTATGCTCTAGCCACTGACATTGCCAATCAAAACCGTGCTTTAGCTACATTGGGCGGTATTACTGGTTTGGCAGGATTGCCTGGGATGTTAGCGGATACTTTATGGCTATTATTGGTGTCACTGCGTACGATTTATCAGACAGCAGCAGTCTATGACCAACCGTTGACTGGCAAGCAGGGCGCACAGATTGCTTACTCGCTATTGTCCAATGCGGATTTAAGTAAGATGCAAGAGAAACAAGCCCTATTGGCGGGTTTAGGGGTGGCGAAAGGCTTAATCTCAAGTGCAGACAATCAAGGACTGCGCAATGAATTAAAGAACGTAGGCGCTAGCAATCAAAGCGTAACCTATTATGTAGAGCAAGTAGATAAGATTGCTTCACAGTTCAACTTTGATATCGATAGCTTAAGCTTAGGTTGGTTGACCAAAGTATTGCCAGTGACTTCAGTAGCTATAGGTATGCATTACAACAGCCACCTTATTGAAGAGGTGATTGGCGTAGCGCAAGCGACTTTTAGTCAAGATGACAGTAATGCTAAGCGTTTAATAGCGGATGATTCTGCTAAAAATGCTGATAAAGATGCTGCTGATAAAAAAGACTCGGCTGCTAAAGAAGATCAGACGCAAGAAGATAGTGCTAAGTCAGCAGCAACGGATAAAGCTGAGTCAGCCAAGGCTAAGCAAGAAGAGACCAAGCCAGAAGAATCTAAAGACAGCTCAGCTAAAGCGACTGATGTTAAAGAAACCGATGCTAAAGAAACAGAGGCTAAAGCAAAAGACGCTAAAGATACTGATGCTAAAGGTACTGATTCAAAAGACACTGACTCGAAAGAAACTACCTCTAAAGACAGTGATGCTAACAAGACTGACGCTAAAGCAACAGCTAGCAAAAAAGCTGACACTGCTAAAGACAGCAAAGCGGCCAATAAGTCTACGGATAAATAG
- the rpsL gene encoding 30S ribosomal protein S12 yields the protein MATTNQLIRKGRKTIKEKSKVPALQACPQRRGVCTRVYTTTPKKPNSAMRKVCRVRLTSGYEVSSYIGGEGHNLQEHSVVLIRGGRVKDLPGVRYHTVRGALDCAGVKDRKQGRSKYGAKKPKA from the coding sequence ATGGCAACAACTAACCAATTGATTCGCAAGGGTCGCAAAACCATCAAGGAAAAGTCAAAAGTTCCTGCGTTGCAAGCGTGCCCACAGCGTCGCGGTGTATGTACTCGTGTATATACTACTACCCCTAAAAAACCTAACTCAGCCATGCGTAAAGTATGTCGTGTACGTTTGACTTCAGGCTATGAAGTATCAAGCTACATCGGTGGTGAAGGTCATAACTTACAAGAGCATAGCGTGGTACTAATCCGCGGTGGTCGTGTAAAAGATCTACCAGGTGTACGTTACCATACAGTTCGTGGCGCTCTTGACTGTGCCGGCGTAAAAGACCGTAAGCAAGGTCGTTCTAAATATGGTGCGAAAAAGCCTAAGGCTTAA
- the rpsG gene encoding 30S ribosomal protein S7 produces MPRRRVVAAREILPDPKFGSQTIAKFINHVMLDGKKSTAERIVYGALETVAEKRNIENPVDFFEEVLENVRPMVEVKARRVGGATYQVPMEVRPSRRTALAMRWLAEAASKRSEKSMALRLAGELADAADGKGNAMKKRDEVHRMADANKAFSHYRF; encoded by the coding sequence ATGCCAAGACGTCGTGTCGTCGCTGCCCGTGAAATCCTACCTGATCCTAAATTCGGTAGCCAAACTATTGCTAAATTCATCAACCACGTGATGTTAGACGGCAAAAAATCTACTGCTGAGCGTATCGTATATGGTGCGTTAGAAACTGTTGCAGAAAAACGCAACATCGAAAACCCAGTAGACTTCTTTGAAGAAGTGCTAGAAAACGTTCGTCCTATGGTCGAAGTTAAAGCTCGCCGCGTTGGTGGTGCCACTTATCAAGTGCCAATGGAAGTACGCCCCTCCCGTCGTACTGCCCTAGCGATGCGCTGGCTTGCAGAGGCCGCTTCTAAGCGCTCTGAAAAGTCTATGGCTCTTCGTCTAGCTGGCGAATTAGCGGATGCCGCTGATGGTAAAGGCAACGCAATGAAGAAACGTGATGAAGTTCACCGTATGGCTGATGCTAACAAAGCGTTCTCTCACTACCGTTTCTAA
- the fusA gene encoding elongation factor G — protein sequence MARATPLKRYRNIGISAHIDAGKTTTTERVLFYTGVSHKLGETHDGAATMDFMEQEQERGITIASAATTCFWKGMAQQFPEHRINIIDTPGHVDFTIEVERSMRVLDAACMVYCAVGGVQPQSETVWRQANKYKVPRLAFVNKMDRVGSDFYRVMDQIKTRLGGNPIPVVIPIGKEDDFEGVIDLISMKAIYWDEASQGMEFEEREIPEELLEKAQEYRSMLVEVAAEANEDLMNAYLEGEELTEDQIHAAIRERTIANEIIPMLCGTAFKNKGVQKMLDAVIRYLPSPEEVPAIRGILDDKEESEGTRVASDDAPFAALAFKIMNDKFVGNLTFVRVYSGVLKQGTSVYNPVKMKRERVGRIVQMMADSQEELSEIRAGDIAALVGMKDVTTGDTLCDENEVITLERMEFPDPVISLAVEPKTKADQEKMSTALGRLAKEDPSFRVHTDEESGQTIISGMGELHLEILVDRMKREFKVEANIGAPQVAYRETIRDSVEQEGKFVRQTGGRGKFGHVWLKLEPLDPAGDVEYEFEEKVVGGVVPKEFHGAVDKGIQERMKNGVLAGYPIVGIKATLYDGSYHDVDSDELSFKMAGSIAFKKGFLAANPALLEPIMKVEVETPEDYMGDIMGDLNRRRGMVQGMDDLPGGTKQIRAEVPLAEMFGYATNVRSMSQGRATYSMEFQKYAEVPKSVSEAIISKFNSKDDDE from the coding sequence ATGGCCCGTGCAACCCCCCTAAAGCGCTATCGCAACATTGGTATCTCAGCGCATATCGATGCTGGTAAAACGACTACTACTGAACGTGTTTTATTCTATACCGGTGTTAGCCACAAGCTTGGTGAAACCCATGATGGTGCGGCTACCATGGACTTTATGGAGCAAGAGCAAGAACGTGGTATCACTATTGCTTCTGCTGCAACGACTTGTTTCTGGAAAGGAATGGCGCAACAGTTCCCAGAGCATCGTATCAACATCATCGACACCCCAGGCCACGTTGACTTCACTATCGAAGTTGAGCGTTCAATGCGTGTACTAGATGCTGCTTGTATGGTTTATTGTGCTGTTGGTGGCGTACAGCCACAGTCAGAAACTGTTTGGCGTCAGGCTAACAAATACAAGGTTCCTCGTCTTGCGTTCGTAAACAAGATGGACCGTGTTGGTTCAGACTTCTACCGTGTTATGGATCAGATCAAAACACGTCTAGGCGGCAACCCAATTCCAGTCGTTATCCCAATTGGTAAAGAAGACGACTTCGAAGGCGTTATCGATCTAATTTCTATGAAAGCCATTTATTGGGACGAAGCGTCTCAAGGTATGGAATTCGAAGAGCGTGAGATTCCAGAAGAGCTATTAGAAAAAGCTCAGGAATACCGTAGCATGTTGGTTGAAGTAGCTGCTGAAGCTAACGAAGACCTAATGAATGCTTATTTAGAAGGCGAAGAGCTGACTGAAGACCAAATCCATGCGGCCATTCGTGAGCGTACTATCGCTAACGAAATCATTCCTATGCTTTGTGGTACTGCCTTCAAAAACAAAGGCGTTCAGAAAATGCTAGATGCGGTTATCCGTTATCTACCAAGCCCTGAAGAAGTTCCTGCTATCCGTGGTATCTTGGATGACAAAGAAGAATCTGAAGGCACTCGTGTAGCTTCTGATGATGCGCCGTTCGCAGCCCTAGCTTTCAAAATCATGAACGATAAGTTCGTAGGTAACTTAACCTTCGTTCGCGTCTATTCAGGTGTTCTAAAGCAAGGTACTAGCGTTTATAACCCAGTTAAAATGAAGCGTGAGCGCGTTGGTCGTATCGTACAGATGATGGCAGATTCTCAAGAAGAATTGTCAGAAATCCGTGCGGGTGATATCGCAGCTCTAGTCGGCATGAAAGATGTGACTACTGGTGACACTCTATGTGATGAAAACGAAGTTATCACCCTAGAGCGTATGGAATTCCCAGATCCAGTTATCTCTCTAGCTGTTGAGCCTAAGACCAAAGCTGACCAAGAAAAAATGTCTACAGCACTTGGCCGTTTGGCGAAAGAAGATCCATCATTCCGTGTGCATACTGACGAAGAATCAGGTCAGACTATCATCAGTGGTATGGGTGAGCTGCACTTAGAGATCCTAGTGGATCGTATGAAGCGTGAATTTAAAGTAGAAGCTAACATCGGTGCGCCACAGGTTGCTTATCGCGAAACTATTCGTGACTCAGTTGAGCAAGAAGGCAAGTTTGTACGTCAGACTGGTGGTCGTGGTAAGTTTGGTCACGTTTGGTTAAAACTTGAGCCACTAGATCCAGCAGGCGATGTTGAGTACGAATTTGAAGAAAAAGTTGTTGGTGGTGTGGTTCCAAAAGAATTCCACGGCGCTGTCGACAAAGGTATTCAAGAGCGTATGAAAAACGGCGTATTGGCAGGCTATCCTATCGTTGGTATTAAAGCCACACTATATGATGGTTCTTACCATGACGTTGACTCGGATGAGCTATCGTTCAAAATGGCTGGTTCTATCGCCTTCAAAAAAGGTTTCTTAGCGGCAAACCCTGCGCTACTTGAGCCTATCATGAAAGTGGAAGTAGAAACGCCAGAAGACTACATGGGCGACATCATGGGTGACTTAAACCGTCGCCGTGGTATGGTTCAAGGTATGGATGATTTACCTGGTGGTACTAAGCAAATCCGTGCCGAAGTGCCATTAGCAGAAATGTTTGGTTATGCAACCAACGTTCGCTCTATGTCACAAGGCCGTGCTACGTACTCAATGGAATTCCAAAAGTACGCAGAAGTACCTAAATCAGTATCTGAAGCTATCATCTCTAAATTCAATTCTAAAGATGACGACGAGTAA
- the tuf gene encoding elongation factor Tu: MAKAKFERNKPHVNVGTIGHVDHGKTTLTAAIATVAAKTSGGEAKDYAAIDSAPEEKARGITINTSHVEYDTESRHYAHVDCPGHADYVKNMITGAAQMDGAILVVSATDGPMPQTREHILLSRQVGVPYIVVFMNKCDIVDDEELLELVEMEVRELLSDYDFPGDDTPIVKGSATEALKGSDGKYGEPAVVELLNILDTYIPEPERDIDKAFLMPIEDVFSISGRGTVVTGRVESGIVKVGDEIEIVGIRDTQKTTCTGVEMFRKLLDEGRAGENCGVLLRGTKREDVQRGQVLAKPGSITPHTKFDAEVYVLSKEEGGRHTPFLNGYRPQFYFRTTDVTGAIQLQDGTEMVMPGDNVEMGVELIHPIAMDKGLRFAIREGGRTVGAGVVATVHA, from the coding sequence ATGGCAAAGGCCAAGTTTGAACGTAACAAGCCACACGTCAACGTCGGTACCATCGGACACGTTGACCACGGTAAAACCACTCTAACTGCTGCTATCGCAACAGTGGCTGCTAAAACTTCTGGCGGCGAAGCCAAAGACTACGCAGCTATCGATAGTGCTCCTGAAGAAAAAGCTCGTGGTATCACGATCAACACTTCACACGTAGAATATGACACTGAATCACGTCACTACGCGCACGTCGACTGCCCAGGTCACGCCGACTATGTTAAAAACATGATCACTGGTGCGGCACAGATGGACGGCGCTATCCTAGTAGTATCTGCTACTGACGGCCCTATGCCACAAACTCGTGAGCACATCTTGTTATCACGTCAGGTTGGCGTACCATACATCGTTGTTTTCATGAACAAATGTGACATCGTTGATGACGAAGAATTGCTTGAGCTAGTAGAAATGGAAGTTCGTGAACTTCTATCTGACTACGACTTCCCAGGTGATGACACGCCAATCGTTAAAGGTTCAGCTACTGAAGCACTTAAAGGTTCAGACGGCAAATACGGTGAGCCAGCGGTTGTAGAACTGCTTAACATCCTAGACACTTACATCCCTGAGCCTGAGCGTGATATCGATAAAGCATTCTTGATGCCTATCGAAGACGTATTCTCAATCTCTGGTCGTGGTACTGTAGTAACAGGCCGTGTTGAGTCTGGTATCGTGAAAGTTGGCGATGAGATTGAAATCGTTGGTATCCGTGACACTCAAAAAACCACTTGTACTGGTGTTGAGATGTTCCGTAAATTGCTAGACGAAGGTCGTGCTGGCGAAAACTGTGGTGTCCTACTACGTGGTACTAAGCGTGAAGATGTACAACGTGGTCAAGTACTAGCTAAGCCAGGTTCAATCACTCCTCACACTAAGTTTGACGCTGAAGTATACGTACTGTCAAAAGAAGAGGGTGGTCGTCACACACCATTCCTAAACGGCTATCGTCCACAGTTCTACTTCCGTACTACTGACGTAACTGGCGCAATCCAATTACAAGACGGTACTGAAATGGTAATGCCTGGTGATAACGTTGAGATGGGCGTAGAGCTTATCCACCCAATCGCTATGGACAAAGGTCTTCGCTTCGCTATTCGTGAAGGCGGCCGTACTGTAGGCGCTGGTGTTGTTGCTACTGTTCACGCATAA
- the secE gene encoding preprotein translocase subunit SecE, translating to MSNNQDNLDTKLSDAKARAGSLLSKKTKPVPENSAVEVAKTSSAKDITLWLAAFAALIGATLVNQYLPGYWQPANNVWIRIGLIVALVVVALVCLALTHQGRAFKILLKDAAVELRRVTWPSKDETFTNTWQVIVVIAIVGFIVWLLDNFFNWFVGLFIG from the coding sequence ATGAGCAACAATCAGGATAACCTCGATACTAAGTTATCTGATGCTAAGGCGAGGGCAGGAAGTCTGCTGAGTAAAAAGACCAAACCGGTACCAGAAAATTCGGCAGTAGAAGTGGCTAAAACCAGTTCAGCTAAGGATATTACCCTTTGGCTGGCTGCTTTTGCGGCTCTAATAGGCGCAACTTTAGTCAACCAGTACTTGCCGGGCTATTGGCAGCCTGCTAACAACGTTTGGATCCGCATTGGACTAATCGTTGCTTTAGTGGTCGTTGCTCTGGTCTGCTTAGCATTAACGCATCAAGGTAGAGCTTTTAAAATCCTACTAAAAGATGCCGCGGTTGAGCTACGCCGAGTCACTTGGCCCAGTAAAGACGAAACCTTCACGAACACGTGGCAGGTCATCGTCGTTATTGCCATTGTAGGCTTTATCGTTTGGTTATTGGATAACTTTTTTAATTGGTTCGTTGGGTTATTCATCGGTTAA
- the nusG gene encoding transcription termination/antitermination protein NusG, producing the protein MRWYIVQAFSGYEKQVQRSLTERINRSEFADSFGEVLVPTEEVVEMKDGKKRKSERKFFPGYVLIQMEMNDGTWHIVNECPRIMGFIGGTPENPAPITQIEADRILNRLKQTEVAPSPKTLFEPGEELLVIDGPFTDFKGLVEKVDYEKSKLQLTVNVFNRPTQVELEFSKVEKLD; encoded by the coding sequence ATGCGTTGGTATATTGTCCAAGCGTTTTCTGGATATGAGAAACAAGTGCAGCGCTCACTTACCGAGCGTATTAATCGCAGTGAGTTTGCCGATTCTTTTGGTGAGGTTTTAGTCCCTACCGAAGAAGTCGTCGAAATGAAAGACGGCAAAAAGCGCAAAAGTGAGCGTAAATTCTTTCCAGGATACGTATTGATCCAAATGGAAATGAATGACGGCACTTGGCACATCGTCAATGAATGTCCTCGTATTATGGGCTTCATCGGTGGTACGCCAGAAAACCCTGCGCCGATTACCCAAATTGAAGCCGACCGTATTTTAAACCGTCTCAAGCAGACAGAAGTGGCGCCAAGTCCGAAGACTCTATTTGAGCCAGGCGAAGAGCTACTGGTCATCGATGGTCCTTTCACTGACTTTAAAGGGTTGGTTGAAAAAGTGGATTACGAGAAGTCTAAGCTACAATTGACGGTTAACGTATTTAATCGACCCACTCAGGTCGAACTTGAGTTTAGTAAAGTCGAAAAACTGGACTAA
- the rplK gene encoding 50S ribosomal protein L11: MAKKIDGYIKLQVPAGKANPSPPIGPALGQKGVNIMAFCKEFNAATASMEPGLPIPTEITVFADKSFTFIMKSPPAAYLLRKAAGIAKGSGEPNVNKVGKVTREQLEEIVKTKNADLTAADLDAAVRTVAGTARSMGITVEGV, translated from the coding sequence ATGGCTAAGAAGATTGATGGTTACATCAAACTGCAAGTGCCTGCTGGCAAAGCAAATCCGTCACCACCGATTGGTCCAGCTTTGGGTCAAAAAGGCGTGAACATCATGGCGTTCTGTAAAGAATTTAACGCTGCGACTGCTAGCATGGAACCAGGTCTACCTATTCCAACTGAAATCACGGTCTTTGCTGATAAATCATTTACATTTATCATGAAGTCACCACCAGCTGCATACTTACTACGTAAGGCTGCTGGGATTGCTAAAGGTTCTGGTGAGCCTAATGTGAATAAAGTGGGTAAAGTTACTCGCGAGCAGTTAGAAGAAATCGTAAAAACCAAAAATGCTGACCTAACTGCTGCAGATTTAGACGCCGCAGTTCGTACGGTTGCTGGTACTGCACGTTCAATGGGTATTACCGTGGAGGGTGTGTAA
- the rplA gene encoding 50S ribosomal protein L1, translating into MAKLTKRQKTIQESIEHEKLYTLEEAVAILNQIPPAKFKESIDIAINLGVDPRKSDQVVRGATNLPAGTGKTKRVAVFAQGAAAEAAKEAGADIVGMEDLAEQIKAGNMDFDVVIAAPDAMRVVGQLGTILGPRGLMPNPKVGTVTPNVAEAVANTKAGQATYRVDKAGIIHTTIGQIGFTAEQVMQNAKALLSDLKRAKPATSKGVYIKKITLSSTMGPGIAIDPVPHRMAK; encoded by the coding sequence ATGGCTAAGCTAACCAAACGTCAAAAAACAATTCAAGAGAGCATCGAGCACGAAAAGTTGTACACTCTTGAAGAAGCAGTAGCAATCCTTAATCAGATTCCACCTGCTAAATTTAAAGAATCTATCGATATCGCTATCAACCTTGGTGTTGATCCGCGTAAATCTGACCAAGTCGTCCGTGGTGCTACCAACTTACCTGCGGGTACTGGTAAAACCAAACGCGTTGCTGTATTTGCTCAAGGCGCTGCTGCTGAAGCCGCTAAAGAAGCTGGTGCTGACATCGTGGGTATGGAAGACCTAGCAGAACAAATCAAAGCCGGTAACATGGACTTTGACGTTGTTATCGCTGCACCAGACGCTATGCGTGTGGTTGGTCAGTTAGGTACTATCTTAGGCCCACGTGGCTTGATGCCTAACCCTAAAGTCGGTACGGTTACCCCTAACGTTGCTGAAGCTGTAGCTAACACTAAAGCAGGTCAGGCGACTTATCGTGTTGACAAAGCAGGTATTATCCACACGACTATCGGTCAAATTGGTTTTACTGCTGAGCAAGTTATGCAAAATGCTAAAGCGCTACTAAGCGATCTTAAGCGTGCTAAGCCAGCTACTTCTAAAGGCGTTTACATCAAAAAGATTACGCTTTCTAGCACTATGGGTCCTGGTATCGCTATCGATCCAGTACCACATCGTATGGCTAAGTAA
- the rplJ gene encoding 50S ribosomal protein L10, translating into MALTLEQKQKVVAEVSEVAAIAYSAVAADYHGMEVSHLTELRNRAREKGVVLKVVKNTLAKRAFEGTKFECMSDSMTGPLLLAFSMEDLGSAARVIFDFSKENKALETKLVSVGGELFGPEELERVSKLPTRDEALSILMATIKAPVTKLAQTLDAVPSKFVRTVAAIKDAKEAA; encoded by the coding sequence ATGGCATTAACGCTAGAACAGAAACAAAAAGTTGTGGCTGAAGTGTCTGAAGTTGCTGCGATTGCTTACTCAGCTGTAGCTGCCGACTATCACGGTATGGAAGTATCTCATTTAACTGAGTTACGTAACCGTGCCCGTGAAAAAGGTGTCGTTTTAAAGGTTGTGAAAAACACCCTAGCCAAACGCGCTTTTGAAGGTACTAAGTTTGAGTGCATGTCAGACAGTATGACTGGTCCATTATTATTGGCCTTTTCAATGGAAGATTTGGGTTCTGCTGCACGAGTCATTTTTGACTTTAGCAAAGAAAACAAAGCCCTTGAAACCAAATTGGTCTCAGTCGGTGGTGAATTGTTTGGTCCTGAAGAGCTTGAGCGTGTCTCAAAGCTGCCAACAAGAGACGAAGCATTGTCTATCTTGATGGCGACGATCAAAGCACCAGTAACCAAGCTAGCTCAGACTCTAGATGCAGTCCCAAGCAAGTTTGTTCGTACTGTAGCAGCAATCAAAGACGCAAAAGAAGCGGCTTAA
- the rplL gene encoding 50S ribosomal protein L7/L12, whose amino-acid sequence MALSKDDVLNAIAEMSVMDIVELISDMEEKFGVTAAVAAAAPAAAAAAGPAAEEKDEFDVVLTSFGEKKVGVIKAVREATGLGLKEAKELVEGVPAPIKEGANKVEAEELKKKLEEAGATVELK is encoded by the coding sequence ATGGCACTATCTAAAGATGACGTGTTAAACGCAATTGCTGAAATGTCAGTAATGGACATCGTTGAGCTAATCAGCGACATGGAAGAAAAATTTGGCGTAACTGCTGCTGTTGCTGCTGCCGCTCCTGCCGCTGCTGCTGCTGCCGGTCCTGCTGCTGAAGAAAAAGACGAGTTTGACGTTGTTCTAACTAGCTTCGGTGAGAAGAAAGTTGGCGTAATTAAAGCTGTACGTGAAGCTACTGGCCTTGGCTTGAAAGAAGCGAAAGAATTGGTTGAAGGCGTTCCTGCTCCAATCAAAGAAGGCGCTAACAAAGTTGAAGCTGAAGAGCTTAAGAAAAAGCTTGAAGAAGCCGGCGCTACTGTTGAACTAAAATAG